One genomic segment of Bacillus marinisedimentorum includes these proteins:
- a CDS encoding bifunctional metallophosphatase/5'-nucleotidase, with translation MKLKIIHTNDIHSNFENFSRAVTLIRQHADENTIVLEAGDFADFKSIELQGTRGGAAVELLEYAGYDALTIGNNEMFNSVETLEYMAESSPAPFISNNLSKADRTPVSGIVSSAILEKNGLRILVTGSSPDMGEFNDGLNIHIKDYKQALAEEMSRNAGNYDLCIVLNHIGTADDEELAKEMDGIDIIISAHDHQLYDQAKVVNGTIMNSAGFYGQHIGILEVEFTDTSLHLIKSMNLPTEKSTEDDGVRSILKRNKEKAIESLSAPLYSLNHGLWHDVIEENPLTNLIADGLHDLLDCDLGLINSGIVNAGLFDYVSEKKLIEISPSPLNPTTFEIQGKDLKQALEDSLDPQVCLADGRGPGFRGKYAGRLHVSGASIQHDGKRIKELMIAGQPVEDERWYTVATSDYLHRGSGYRTLANNRNEKYRPEYIRDVIRMYARDEEFIKEAFANRWREAERVKV, from the coding sequence ATGAAACTGAAAATCATACATACAAATGACATTCACAGCAATTTCGAAAACTTTTCCAGAGCCGTGACGCTCATCAGGCAGCATGCAGATGAAAATACGATTGTTCTCGAAGCAGGCGATTTTGCGGATTTTAAAAGCATCGAATTGCAGGGCACCAGAGGGGGAGCGGCGGTCGAACTGCTTGAGTATGCAGGTTATGATGCGCTCACGATCGGTAATAATGAAATGTTCAACAGTGTGGAGACGCTTGAATACATGGCAGAAAGCAGCCCGGCACCTTTTATCAGCAATAATCTATCAAAAGCCGATCGAACGCCGGTGAGCGGTATTGTATCAAGTGCCATTCTTGAAAAGAACGGGCTGCGGATTTTGGTTACCGGTTCCTCGCCTGATATGGGAGAATTTAATGACGGCCTGAATATCCATATAAAAGATTATAAGCAGGCACTGGCTGAAGAAATGAGTCGAAATGCCGGCAACTATGACCTGTGCATCGTGTTGAATCATATCGGCACCGCCGACGATGAAGAATTGGCAAAAGAGATGGACGGGATTGATATCATCATCTCCGCCCATGATCATCAATTATATGATCAAGCTAAAGTCGTGAACGGCACCATTATGAACAGTGCCGGGTTCTATGGGCAGCACATCGGCATCCTGGAAGTGGAGTTCACGGACACCAGCCTGCACCTCATAAAGTCTATGAACCTGCCGACAGAAAAATCAACAGAAGATGATGGGGTCCGTTCGATTTTAAAACGTAACAAAGAAAAGGCGATTGAGTCGTTAAGCGCACCGCTTTACAGCCTCAATCATGGATTGTGGCATGATGTCATCGAAGAAAACCCGCTGACGAACTTGATTGCCGACGGCCTGCACGATTTACTGGATTGCGATCTCGGCCTGATCAACAGCGGAATCGTTAACGCAGGTTTATTCGATTATGTATCAGAAAAGAAATTGATTGAAATTAGCCCGTCCCCATTAAATCCCACCACTTTTGAAATCCAGGGGAAGGATTTGAAACAGGCGCTTGAAGATTCCCTTGACCCGCAGGTGTGCTTGGCCGATGGCAGAGGACCCGGTTTCAGAGGGAAATATGCGGGCAGGCTGCATGTCTCCGGGGCAAGCATTCAGCATGACGGCAAGCGGATCAAGGAGTTAATGATAGCGGGCCAGCCAGTTGAAGACGAACGCTGGTATACGGTCGCCACATCCGATTATCTTCACCGCGGGTCCGGCTACAGGACGCTTGCCAATAACAGAAATGAGAAATATCGGCCGGAATATATTCGTGATGTGATCAGAATGTATGCGAGAGATGAAGAGTTTATCAAAGAGGCTTTTGCGAATAGGTGGAGAGAAGCTGAGAGGGTTAAGGTCTAG
- a CDS encoding YugN-like family protein, with protein sequence MITIDSKIENTTKPLYELETLIKPLGYEIGGNWDYDHGYFDYKIDGEVGYQFLRVPFTAVKGTLDARGAIVQLGKPLVLSHKYQRGLDDHVHNGNFKASFDQFSEPQDPDASVDEETVETGKRLVAELEKVLGFAD encoded by the coding sequence ATGATTACGATCGATTCCAAAATAGAAAACACGACAAAACCATTATATGAACTCGAAACATTGATTAAGCCGCTTGGCTATGAGATCGGCGGGAATTGGGACTATGACCACGGCTACTTTGATTACAAAATTGATGGCGAGGTCGGCTATCAGTTTCTGCGTGTCCCTTTTACTGCAGTAAAAGGGACGCTGGATGCACGCGGCGCGATTGTGCAGCTTGGGAAACCGCTTGTCCTTTCCCACAAATATCAGCGCGGCCTTGATGATCATGTCCACAATGGAAACTTCAAGGCTTCTTTTGACCAGTTTTCCGAACCGCAGGATCCGGATGCTTCTGTCGATGAAGAAACAGTCGAAACAGGAAAGCGGCTCGTTGCAGAGCTGGAAAAGGTTCTCGGCTTTGCGGATTAG
- a CDS encoding YggT family protein: protein MRDSASIASTFINFIFGVAEAILGFRLILKFFGANEGTPFVQWVYRLSEPLLTPFQNIFPPLELNERFVVDLTALFAIIVYSVIARLLTELIVRLGRT, encoded by the coding sequence ATGAGAGATTCAGCTTCCATTGCAAGTACGTTCATTAATTTCATTTTTGGCGTTGCGGAAGCGATTCTTGGTTTCCGGCTCATCCTCAAATTTTTCGGGGCCAATGAGGGGACGCCTTTTGTCCAATGGGTTTACCGGTTAAGCGAGCCGTTATTAACGCCGTTCCAAAATATCTTTCCGCCGCTGGAGCTTAATGAACGATTTGTCGTGGATTTAACAGCTTTATTTGCAATCATTGTATACAGTGTCATTGCCCGATTGCTTACAGAGTTGATTGTGAGATTGGGCAGGACGTAA
- a CDS encoding class I SAM-dependent DNA methyltransferase, with protein MLDKQGFDLWADDYDKTVQVSEENNLYPFAGYKQILNTIFNAVMQKKRSNVLDIGFGTGVLTNKLYENGHRIDGFDFSSNMISIAKSKMPRANLVEWDIFNGLPPEFLEKKYDFIVSTYTLHHLTDTEKISFIVKLLPLLKEDGQLFIGDIAFETREKLNRCRQDNVSRWDNDEFYFVYDEMKSSLKNEYKCEFHPLSHCGGVIVISA; from the coding sequence GTGTTAGATAAACAAGGGTTTGATTTATGGGCAGATGATTATGATAAAACTGTACAAGTAAGTGAAGAAAATAATCTTTATCCTTTTGCAGGATATAAACAAATTCTAAACACTATTTTTAATGCCGTCATGCAAAAGAAACGCTCTAACGTTTTGGATATAGGATTTGGAACAGGGGTACTGACAAATAAACTGTATGAAAATGGACATCGAATAGATGGCTTTGATTTTTCATCAAATATGATTTCAATCGCCAAATCTAAAATGCCCCGAGCAAATTTAGTAGAGTGGGATATTTTTAATGGACTGCCTCCTGAATTCTTGGAGAAAAAATACGACTTTATTGTAAGCACCTATACATTGCACCATTTAACCGACACAGAAAAAATATCATTTATCGTTAAGTTGTTACCCCTTCTTAAGGAAGACGGACAACTATTCATTGGTGATATTGCTTTTGAGACACGGGAGAAACTGAATCGTTGCCGGCAGGATAATGTAAGCCGCTGGGACAATGATGAGTTTTATTTCGTGTATGATGAGATGAAGTCCTCGCTAAAGAATGAATACAAGTGCGAATTTCATCCGCTTTCTCATTGTGGCGGTGTCATCGTTATCTCTGCCTAA
- a CDS encoding VOC family protein, with amino-acid sequence MVPQRVSLVTIGAVDLPALRAFYQGLCWEEPEISSDTYAVFKTAGVLLSLFPLGELEKDAGVELHKDPNFFSAITLAIHVNTREEVDTVIEHVRRNGGKIVREPGDAFWGGRTSYFADVENNLWEVAWNPDAVFDERGAMLSL; translated from the coding sequence ATGGTACCCCAGCGTGTTTCTTTAGTGACGATCGGAGCAGTTGACCTGCCTGCATTGCGGGCTTTTTATCAGGGACTGTGCTGGGAAGAACCCGAAATCAGTTCGGATACTTATGCTGTATTCAAGACGGCCGGTGTTCTGCTTTCCTTGTTTCCGCTGGGTGAGTTGGAAAAAGACGCAGGTGTGGAACTGCATAAAGATCCAAACTTTTTCAGCGCAATCACACTTGCAATCCATGTGAACACCCGGGAAGAGGTCGACACGGTGATCGAGCACGTCCGCCGTAATGGGGGCAAAATTGTACGGGAACCTGGTGACGCCTTCTGGGGCGGGCGGACCTCTTACTTTGCGGATGTTGAAAATAACCTGTGGGAAGTGGCGTGGAATCCGGATGCAGTCTTCGATGAAAGAGGCGCGATGCTGTCGCTGTAA
- a CDS encoding flavodoxin family protein → MNVKAVFLNCTLKKSPETSNTDALIDQAASYFEEENVTSEIIRLADYNIAYGISADEGEGDQWPEVFEKVLDADILVIGTPIWLGEKSSIAAKAIERLYGASGMTNDKGQYIYYNKVGGAVITGNEDGAKNSASSILYGLSHIGFTIPPNVDTYWVGEAGPGPSFIKANGEENEFTQQHAKIMAYNLLHFARYLKEHPIPAEGNVIKEK, encoded by the coding sequence TTGAATGTAAAAGCGGTATTTCTGAACTGCACGCTGAAAAAAAGTCCTGAAACGTCAAATACAGACGCATTGATTGATCAGGCAGCAAGCTATTTTGAAGAAGAAAATGTAACTTCAGAGATTATCAGGCTGGCAGATTACAATATTGCTTACGGCATTTCAGCGGATGAAGGTGAAGGGGATCAGTGGCCTGAGGTTTTTGAAAAAGTTTTAGATGCGGACATCCTGGTAATCGGGACACCGATATGGTTAGGCGAAAAAAGCAGCATTGCTGCAAAAGCGATTGAACGGTTATACGGCGCAAGCGGTATGACAAATGACAAAGGCCAATACATTTATTACAACAAAGTTGGCGGAGCGGTTATCACCGGTAATGAAGATGGAGCGAAGAACAGTGCAAGTTCCATCTTGTATGGACTATCTCATATTGGTTTCACGATTCCGCCGAATGTGGATACGTATTGGGTCGGGGAAGCAGGCCCCGGTCCATCGTTTATTAAGGCAAACGGTGAAGAAAATGAGTTCACGCAGCAGCATGCAAAAATCATGGCCTATAATCTCCTGCATTTTGCCCGTTATTTGAAAGAACACCCGATACCGGCTGAAGGCAATGTGATCAAAGAAAAGTGA
- a CDS encoding DUF6954 family protein has protein sequence MKLLMNALFIILLLGVTFFGLGPVLMADGSPLERMITLAVVLLAYLIVVAGFLFLKGRK, from the coding sequence ATGAAATTGCTGATGAATGCCTTATTTATTATTTTATTATTAGGAGTGACTTTTTTCGGACTGGGTCCCGTGTTGATGGCAGACGGGTCACCACTCGAAAGAATGATTACTCTTGCTGTAGTATTGCTGGCCTATCTGATCGTGGTTGCAGGTTTTCTTTTCTTAAAGGGAAGAAAGTGA
- a CDS encoding potassium channel family protein has protein sequence MRYNPVTTAYLRSSMLARLLIIIIFIILLFGIAIHYIEPENFPSIFDGIWWVIVTASTVGYGDFSPHTVTGRIVAIFLILAGASFVTYYFANISSYVIERQNAFIEGKTAYRGSRHLVVIGWNERARQTIEQLQKVEGELEIVLIDNSLKKNPLTGKQIHFVRGNTIDDNTLRDARVHEAKLVLITADQHRTEIEADMQSILALLAVKGLNPEAYCVIELLTGEQVNNALRAGADEIIQTNQITSYVMINSLVSNGMTEAVNTLLDHLKGNKFTYMKVPPGCINGTFSNCSQLLFNDRMLLIGVRREGVTLINPEPSYMLHENDELLVISS, from the coding sequence TTGAGATATAATCCTGTAACGACCGCATATTTACGGTCATCGATGCTGGCCCGCTTACTGATTATCATCATATTTATCATACTGCTGTTCGGAATTGCCATCCACTATATCGAACCGGAAAACTTTCCGTCTATCTTTGACGGGATCTGGTGGGTTATTGTCACGGCTTCGACTGTCGGCTATGGGGACTTTTCCCCACATACGGTTACAGGGCGCATTGTTGCCATTTTTCTCATCCTGGCGGGAGCAAGTTTTGTGACTTACTATTTTGCGAACATTTCAAGTTATGTAATTGAACGGCAAAACGCTTTTATTGAAGGAAAAACAGCGTACAGGGGTAGCCGCCATCTTGTTGTAATCGGCTGGAATGAACGCGCAAGGCAAACGATTGAGCAATTGCAGAAAGTTGAGGGTGAACTCGAAATTGTGTTGATTGACAACTCGCTGAAGAAGAATCCTTTGACAGGGAAACAGATCCATTTCGTCCGGGGGAATACGATAGATGACAATACCCTGCGGGACGCGCGTGTCCATGAGGCAAAATTGGTGCTGATCACAGCTGATCAGCATCGGACAGAAATCGAAGCCGATATGCAGTCCATTCTTGCGCTCCTTGCTGTAAAAGGATTGAATCCCGAGGCATATTGCGTCATTGAACTCCTGACAGGTGAACAGGTGAATAATGCCTTGCGGGCAGGGGCGGACGAAATTATCCAAACGAACCAGATCACAAGCTATGTTATGATCAACAGCCTTGTATCAAATGGAATGACTGAGGCAGTAAATACGCTGCTTGATCATTTGAAAGGGAATAAGTTCACCTATATGAAAGTGCCGCCCGGATGCATTAACGGCACTTTCTCAAACTGCAGCCAGTTATTATTCAACGATCGCATGCTGTTGATCGGCGTTCGGCGGGAAGGCGTGACGCTCATCAACCCTGAGCCGTCTTATATGCTTCATGAAAACGATGAGCTCCTTGTCATCAGCAGCTAA
- the tsaA gene encoding tRNA (N6-threonylcarbamoyladenosine(37)-N6)-methyltransferase TrmO yields the protein MFTIKPIGYVKSSRKEVTDDEWGNITAEIELTDEFTGESLQGIEDFSHAEIVFYFHLVQDGKVEYIARHPRNNPAWPKTGVFAQRGKNRPNRLGITIVQIIKKEGAKLIVKGLDAVDGTPVIDIKPAMKELYPCGLIKQPEWADELMVNYWEKI from the coding sequence GTGTTCACGATCAAGCCAATCGGTTATGTGAAAAGCAGCCGAAAAGAAGTTACTGATGATGAATGGGGAAATATCACGGCAGAAATTGAGCTCACAGACGAATTTACCGGTGAAAGCCTGCAGGGCATCGAGGATTTCAGCCATGCGGAAATTGTGTTTTACTTTCACCTGGTTCAAGACGGAAAAGTGGAATACATAGCAAGGCACCCGCGAAATAATCCAGCATGGCCGAAGACAGGTGTTTTCGCCCAGCGCGGCAAAAACCGCCCAAACCGTTTAGGAATAACGATCGTCCAGATCATAAAAAAGGAAGGTGCAAAATTAATTGTAAAAGGTCTTGATGCCGTTGATGGAACTCCGGTGATCGACATCAAACCGGCCATGAAGGAGCTGTATCCGTGCGGCCTCATTAAGCAGCCTGAGTGGGCTGATGAGTTGATGGTCAATTACTGGGAGAAAATATAA
- a CDS encoding 3-hydroxyacyl-CoA dehydrogenase — protein MKLAETIAVVTGGASGLGEAAVREIVSNGGKAVILDLQEEKGNQLVTDLGEQVLFIKTDVTDEASVSGAFEQGAVKFGKVNAAINCAGIAIAEKTMGKRGPHSLDNFNKVIQVNLVGTFNVIRLAAEKMAGNEPNEAGERGVIINTASVAAFDGQIGQAAYSAAKGGIVGMTLPIARDLSSLGIRVMTIAPGLFNTPLFATLPEEAKAALGAMTPFPKRLGEPSEYGQLARSIIENPMLNGETIRLDGAIRMQPK, from the coding sequence GTGAAACTTGCAGAAACAATCGCAGTGGTTACAGGCGGAGCATCAGGCCTCGGGGAAGCGGCAGTAAGGGAAATCGTCTCTAATGGAGGAAAAGCGGTCATCCTGGACTTGCAGGAAGAAAAAGGAAATCAGCTTGTAACTGATCTCGGCGAGCAGGTGCTGTTCATTAAAACTGACGTCACAGATGAAGCCAGTGTCAGCGGCGCCTTTGAGCAGGGAGCGGTGAAATTCGGTAAAGTCAACGCTGCGATAAACTGTGCCGGCATCGCAATAGCGGAAAAAACGATGGGGAAACGCGGGCCGCACAGCCTGGACAATTTTAATAAAGTGATCCAGGTCAATCTCGTCGGAACCTTTAATGTCATACGCCTGGCCGCTGAAAAAATGGCCGGCAATGAACCGAATGAAGCAGGCGAACGCGGAGTCATCATCAATACCGCCTCGGTAGCGGCATTTGACGGCCAAATTGGCCAGGCAGCTTACAGTGCCGCAAAGGGCGGGATTGTAGGCATGACACTGCCGATTGCAAGGGACCTTTCTTCGCTTGGCATTCGGGTGATGACGATTGCCCCCGGCTTGTTCAATACACCGTTATTTGCCACTCTTCCAGAAGAGGCAAAAGCAGCACTCGGTGCCATGACACCATTTCCAAAGCGGCTCGGTGAACCTTCCGAGTACGGACAGCTTGCCCGAAGCATCATTGAAAACCCGATGCTGAACGGTGAGACAATCCGCCTTGATGGCGCGATCCGCATGCAGCCGAAATAG
- a CDS encoding glucose-6-phosphate isomerase, with product MKRVSFDYSKALPFFGEHEVTYLEDMVKVAHHAIHEKTGAGNDYLGWVDLPVDYDKEEFSRIQKSAEKIKSDSDVLVVIGIGGSYLGARAAIEFLNHSFYNIIDSDKRKTPQVLFVGNHISSTYVKDLFDVLEGKNVSVNVISKSGTTTEPAIAFRIFRKFLEEKYGQEEARKRIYATTDKERGALKQLADEEGYESFVIPDDVGGRYSVLTAVGLLPIAVSGANIQEMMKGAADARGDLSASELKDNPAYQYAAVRNVLYNKGKTVEMLINYEPSLQYFSEWWKQLFGESEGKDFKGIYPSSANFSTDLHSLGQYVQEGRRILFETVLNVGEVREEVIIEEDEQNLDGLNYLAGKSMDFVNKKAFQGTMLAHTDGEVPNLIVNVPEQNEYHFGYLVYFFEKACAMSGYLLGVNPFDQPGVEAYKKNMFALLGKPGFEEEKAKLEERLK from the coding sequence ATGAAACGAGTATCATTCGATTATTCAAAAGCTTTGCCTTTTTTTGGTGAGCATGAAGTTACATATTTGGAGGACATGGTAAAGGTTGCCCATCATGCCATCCATGAAAAAACCGGGGCAGGAAATGACTATCTCGGCTGGGTCGATTTGCCGGTTGATTACGATAAAGAAGAATTTTCCCGAATCCAGAAGTCTGCGGAAAAAATCAAGTCCGATTCTGATGTGCTGGTTGTTATCGGCATTGGCGGATCTTATCTGGGCGCCCGTGCTGCCATCGAGTTTTTGAATCATTCTTTTTACAATATAATTGACAGCGATAAGCGTAAAACGCCGCAAGTCCTGTTTGTCGGCAACCACATCAGCTCGACTTATGTGAAAGACCTGTTTGATGTTCTTGAAGGAAAAAATGTATCTGTAAACGTCATTTCAAAATCCGGTACGACAACTGAACCGGCGATTGCGTTCCGTATTTTCCGCAAGTTCCTGGAAGAAAAATACGGCCAGGAAGAGGCCCGCAAGCGCATTTATGCAACAACCGACAAAGAACGCGGTGCGTTAAAGCAGCTTGCTGATGAAGAAGGATATGAATCATTTGTCATTCCGGATGATGTCGGCGGGCGTTATTCTGTCTTGACGGCTGTCGGCCTATTGCCAATCGCTGTCAGCGGAGCAAACATTCAAGAAATGATGAAAGGTGCCGCAGATGCCCGCGGCGATTTGAGCGCATCCGAACTTAAGGACAACCCTGCCTATCAGTATGCGGCAGTTCGCAATGTCCTTTATAACAAAGGGAAAACGGTTGAAATGCTGATCAATTATGAACCGTCCCTGCAATACTTCTCCGAGTGGTGGAAACAGCTTTTCGGCGAAAGTGAAGGAAAGGATTTCAAAGGGATCTATCCGTCTTCCGCGAACTTCTCGACCGATCTTCATTCACTTGGCCAGTATGTCCAGGAAGGTCGCCGGATCCTATTTGAAACGGTCTTGAATGTCGGTGAAGTGCGTGAAGAAGTCATCATCGAGGAAGATGAGCAAAACCTTGACGGCCTGAACTATCTTGCCGGCAAGTCCATGGATTTCGTCAACAAAAAAGCGTTCCAGGGAACGATGCTTGCCCATACCGATGGCGAAGTGCCGAACTTGATCGTCAACGTCCCTGAACAAAATGAATACCATTTCGGCTATCTCGTTTACTTCTTCGAAAAAGCCTGCGCCATGAGCGGCTACCTCCTCGGCGTCAACCCATTCGATCAGCCGGGAGTCGAAGCCTACAAGAAAAACATGTTCGCCCTCCTCGGCAAACCTGGCTTCGAAGAAGAAAAAGCAAAACTTGAAGAACGGCTGAAGTAA
- a CDS encoding MmcQ/YjbR family DNA-binding protein — protein sequence MKERIHQYCLGLKGTTHDYKPEWSADRYHIGGKMYAMMGGDAEGTPIVSLKCDPERTEILRDTYEGIFPGYYMNKTHWNSIYLDANLPDGLLEELISHSYTLVFNKLTKKMQKQVLETEPV from the coding sequence ATGAAAGAGCGAATCCATCAGTATTGCCTGGGATTAAAAGGCACGACACATGACTACAAACCCGAATGGAGTGCAGACCGCTATCACATCGGCGGAAAAATGTACGCGATGATGGGCGGCGATGCGGAAGGTACACCGATCGTTTCGCTGAAGTGCGACCCTGAACGGACAGAAATTTTGAGAGACACTTACGAAGGGATTTTCCCTGGCTACTACATGAACAAGACCCATTGGAACTCGATTTATCTTGATGCAAATCTGCCGGACGGCTTGCTGGAAGAATTGATTTCGCATTCGTATACGCTTGTTTTTAATAAGCTGACAAAGAAGATGCAGAAGCAGGTGCTGGAAACGGAACCGGTATAA
- a CDS encoding thiolase family protein, protein MREAVIVEAVRTPVGRRKGKLANYRPDDLAAEALKEVVKRAGISAEEVEDVIMGCVSQVGEQAADIGRVAALIAGFPIEVPGTTIDRQCGSSQQAVHFASQAIISGDMDVVIAAGVENMTRVPMFSNMGEAKFSDRLTSKYEMINQGLSAERIAEKWGFSREEMDAFAVKSHEKALKAREEGRFEREIVPLEVTLDDGSTVTMTDDEGPRNSTPEKLAELKPAFKEDGRVTAGNASQISDGAAAILIMSREKAEALGLKPRFRIVARTVVGSDPTLMLTGPIPATEKALKKADLTIDDIDHFEVNEAFASVPLAWLKETGADPEKLNPNGGAIALGHPLGASGARLMITMIYEMERTGARYGLQTMCEGHGMANATIIERLD, encoded by the coding sequence GTGAGGGAAGCGGTTATTGTAGAAGCAGTGAGGACACCGGTAGGACGCCGTAAAGGCAAATTGGCCAATTATCGTCCGGATGACCTGGCAGCTGAAGCACTGAAAGAAGTCGTAAAGAGAGCTGGAATTTCTGCAGAAGAAGTAGAAGACGTCATAATGGGGTGTGTCTCCCAGGTAGGGGAACAAGCGGCGGATATCGGAAGGGTCGCAGCGTTGATTGCCGGATTCCCGATTGAAGTTCCCGGGACAACAATAGACCGCCAGTGCGGGTCAAGCCAGCAAGCCGTCCATTTTGCTTCCCAGGCAATCATCAGCGGGGATATGGATGTCGTCATCGCCGCTGGAGTCGAAAACATGACGAGGGTGCCGATGTTTTCAAATATGGGTGAGGCCAAGTTCAGCGACAGGCTGACATCAAAATATGAAATGATCAATCAAGGATTATCTGCAGAGCGGATCGCCGAAAAGTGGGGATTCAGCCGTGAGGAAATGGATGCCTTTGCTGTAAAAAGCCATGAGAAGGCATTGAAAGCCAGGGAAGAAGGCCGATTCGAACGGGAAATCGTTCCGCTTGAGGTCACCCTTGATGACGGTTCTACGGTGACAATGACGGATGATGAAGGACCTCGGAACAGCACGCCTGAGAAACTTGCCGAACTTAAGCCTGCTTTCAAGGAAGACGGGCGTGTCACAGCAGGCAATGCGAGCCAGATCAGTGACGGTGCAGCGGCCATTCTTATCATGTCGCGGGAAAAGGCGGAAGCACTCGGCTTGAAACCGCGTTTCCGTATCGTGGCACGCACAGTCGTAGGTTCGGATCCGACGCTGATGCTGACGGGACCAATCCCGGCTACGGAAAAAGCGCTGAAAAAAGCCGATCTCACGATTGATGATATCGACCATTTTGAAGTCAATGAAGCATTCGCTTCCGTTCCGCTCGCCTGGCTGAAGGAAACAGGAGCCGACCCTGAAAAATTGAATCCGAACGGAGGCGCCATTGCCCTCGGCCATCCACTTGGTGCAAGCGGTGCGAGGCTCATGATAACTATGATATATGAGATGGAGCGGACGGGGGCCAGGTACGGGCTCCAAACGATGTGTGAAGGCCACGGCATGGCGAATGCGACGATCATTGAGCGGCTTGATTAA
- a CDS encoding helix-turn-helix domain-containing protein — translation MAETPLSPVVMTSASTEYREFEPHKRLKAYIACYWESRPLQTSGSAGESLVIPDGCSDILFDYDASKNSFHLTYCGIFGHHFAVPVPACSSNVTFGIRFLPGVSRLFIRESARHFTNQMYAMEDIDPLLARELLKIFTSSSDTKTLIQKLNDFFLKKIQKQPVLSLQDERIETILHHIVQTGGRLSVKEISRAHQLSTRTLQRLFDERVGLSPKKFSQVIRFQLLLSDFTRKRPSSLIDCDTALSFYDESHLYHELVKHTGKTPSQLTVSDFYKKG, via the coding sequence ATGGCAGAAACACCATTGTCCCCGGTCGTTATGACATCCGCTTCAACAGAATACCGGGAGTTTGAGCCCCACAAACGCTTAAAGGCTTATATTGCCTGCTATTGGGAATCCCGGCCCCTCCAAACCTCAGGCTCAGCAGGGGAATCGCTCGTCATTCCTGATGGCTGCTCCGATATCCTATTTGATTATGACGCCTCGAAAAACAGCTTCCATCTTACGTATTGCGGAATTTTCGGGCACCACTTTGCGGTCCCGGTACCGGCCTGTTCATCAAACGTAACCTTCGGCATCCGGTTTCTCCCCGGTGTTTCCCGGCTTTTCATTCGGGAATCCGCCCGTCATTTCACCAATCAAATGTATGCAATGGAAGATATCGATCCACTTTTAGCCAGGGAATTGTTGAAGATCTTCACAAGCAGCAGCGATACAAAGACATTGATACAAAAACTGAATGACTTCTTTTTAAAAAAGATACAGAAACAGCCTGTTTTATCCTTACAGGATGAACGGATCGAAACGATCTTACACCATATCGTTCAAACCGGCGGCAGGTTATCAGTAAAAGAAATCAGCAGGGCTCATCAGCTGTCAACCCGTACACTCCAGCGGCTTTTCGATGAAAGGGTCGGCCTCAGCCCCAAAAAATTCAGCCAGGTCATCCGTTTCCAGCTGCTGCTGTCCGATTTTACCAGGAAACGGCCCTCCTCATTGATTGACTGTGATACGGCGTTATCCTTCTATGATGAATCCCACTTGTATCATGAATTAGTGAAACATACCGGCAAAACCCCTTCACAATTGACGGTGTCCGATTTTTACAAGAAGGGTTGA